Proteins from one Miscanthus floridulus cultivar M001 unplaced genomic scaffold, ASM1932011v1 fs_76_2_3, whole genome shotgun sequence genomic window:
- the LOC136533008 gene encoding cleavage and polyadenylation specificity factor subunit 3-II-like isoform X3, whose amino-acid sequence MFDCGMHMGYHDHRHYPDFARALTAWGAPDFTTAISCVVITHFHLDHIGALPYFTEVCGYHGPIYMTYPTKALAPFMLEDYRKVTMDQRGEEEQYSYEDILRCMKKVILDLSVIPMDLKQTVQVDKDLVIRAYYAGHVIGAAMIYAKVGDAAMVYTGDYNMTPDRHLGAAQIDRLMLDLLITESTYAKTIRDSKHAREREFLKAVHKCVSSGGKVLIPTFALGRAQELCMLLDDYWERMDLKVPIYFSAGLTIQANVYYKMLIGWTSQKIKESHAVHNPFDFKHVCHFERSFINNPGPCVLFATPGMISGGFSLEAFKKWAPSEKNLITLPGYCVSGTIGHKLMCGKPTRIDYKDTHIDVRCQIHQLAFSPHTDSKGIMDLTEFLSPKHVILVHGEKPQMAFLKERIESELGMPCYFPGNNESVSIPTTQNLKMSATERFITSCAVEQGKRSLHKRNLICRTGLSEVIGSDEEAAEGVLLMEKHKSRKILCEDELLEVLGMERHLVQFEPMVSRIVAAVESELQRAKAADLDSDGK is encoded by the exons ATGTTCGACTGCGGCATGCACATGGGTTACCACGACCACCGCCATTACCCGGACTTTGCGCGCGCGCTCACTGCCTGGGGAGCGCCCGACTTCACCACCGCCATCTCCTGCGTTGTCATCACGCATTT CCACTTGGATCATATCGGGGCGCTGCCCTACTTCACCGAGGTCTGCGGGTACCACGGCCCCATCTACATGACG TATCCAACAAAGGCTTTAGCTCCATTTATGCTTGAGGACTATCGGAAAGTAACAATGGATCAGAGAGGGGAGGAAGAGCAATATAGCTATGAAGATATTCTTAGGTGTATGAAGAAAG TAATACTTGACCTTTCAGTCATACCAATGGACTTGAAGCAGACTGTTCAAGTAGATAAAGACCTAGTGATCCGTGCCTATTATGCTGGACAT GTTATAGGGGCTGCCATGATTTATGCAAAAGTTGGGGATGCTGCTATGGTATACACCGGGGATTACAATATGACACCAGATAGACATCTTGGAGCCGCACAAATTGATCGCCTGATGTTGGATCTTTTGATAACAGA ATCAACATATGCTAAAACTATACGTGACTCAAAGCATGCCCGAGAGAGGGAGTTCTTAAAAGCG GTACATAAATGTGTTTCTAGTGGAGGTAAAGTTCTAATTCCAACGTTTGCTCTGGGAAGAGCTCAG GAACTATGCATGTTACTGGATGACTATTGGGAGAGGATGGACTTGAAAGTTCCTATTTATTTTTCAGCTG GTTTAACCATTCAAGCTAACGTGTACTACAAAATGTTGATTGGATGGACTAGTCAAAAGATCAAGGAGAGCCATGCAGTGCATAACCCATTTGACTTCAAGCATG TTTGCCACTTTGAGCGTTCCTTCATCAACAACCCTGGTCCCTGTGTACTTTTTGCAACACCTGGTATGATTAGTGGGGGATTTTCTCTTGAGGCGTTTAAGAAATGGGCACCATCAGAGAAGAATCTGATTACACTTCCAGG ATATTGTGTTTCTGGAACCATTGGTCATAAGTTAATGTGTGGGAAACCTACAAGGATTGATTACAAGGACACTCATATTGATGTCAGATGTCAG ATTCATCAACTAGCATTCAGTCCTCATACAGACTCCAAAGGGATTATGGATCTGACAGAATTCCTGTCACCCAAACATGTAATTCTCGTTCATGGTGAAAAGCCTCAGATGGCTTTTCTGAAGGAGAGGATTGAATCTGAACTGGGGATGCCTTGCTATTTCCCAGGGAATAATGAATCCGTCTCCATTCCGACAACCCAGAACCTTAAAATGAGTGCTACAGAAAGGTTCATTACAAGCTGTGCTGTGGAGCAAGGTAAACGTAGCCTGCACAAGCGGAACCTGATTTGTCGTACAGGTTTGTCAGAAGTGATTGGCAGTGAtgaggaggcggcggagggcgTTCTTCTGATGGAGAAACACAAGTCTCGGAAAATTCTTTGTGAGGATGAGCTCCTTGAGGTGCTGGGCATGGAGCGGCATCTTGTCCAGTTTGAACCAATGGTCTCC
- the LOC136533008 gene encoding cleavage and polyadenylation specificity factor subunit 3-II-like isoform X4, whose product MEDQKRRRETAARRRLLLARMGNRGGGGGASAAAASTGGMGECVRAGEQYPTKALAPFMLEDYRKVTMDQRGEEEQYSYEDILRCMKKVILDLSVIPMDLKQTVQVDKDLVIRAYYAGHVIGAAMIYAKVGDAAMVYTGDYNMTPDRHLGAAQIDRLMLDLLITESTYAKTIRDSKHAREREFLKAVHKCVSSGGKVLIPTFALGRAQELCMLLDDYWERMDLKVPIYFSAGLTIQANVYYKMLIGWTSQKIKESHAVHNPFDFKHVCHFERSFINNPGPCVLFATPGMISGGFSLEAFKKWAPSEKNLITLPGYCVSGTIGHKLMCGKPTRIDYKDTHIDVRCQIHQLAFSPHTDSKGIMDLTEFLSPKHVILVHGEKPQMAFLKERIESELGMPCYFPGNNESVSIPTTQNLKMSATERFITSCAVEQGKRSLHKRNLICRTGLSEVIGSDEEAAEGVLLMEKHKSRKILCEDELLEVLGMERHLVQFEPMVSRIVAAVESELQRAKAADLDSDGK is encoded by the exons ATGGAGGACCAGAAGAGGCGACGGGAAACAGCAGCCCGCCGGCGGCTGCTCCTCGCGCGGATGGGGAACAGGGGAGGGGGTGGCGGAGCCTCGGCGGCAGCAGCTTCTACCGGTGGCATGGGCGAATGCGTCCGCGCGGGCGAGCAG TATCCAACAAAGGCTTTAGCTCCATTTATGCTTGAGGACTATCGGAAAGTAACAATGGATCAGAGAGGGGAGGAAGAGCAATATAGCTATGAAGATATTCTTAGGTGTATGAAGAAAG TAATACTTGACCTTTCAGTCATACCAATGGACTTGAAGCAGACTGTTCAAGTAGATAAAGACCTAGTGATCCGTGCCTATTATGCTGGACAT GTTATAGGGGCTGCCATGATTTATGCAAAAGTTGGGGATGCTGCTATGGTATACACCGGGGATTACAATATGACACCAGATAGACATCTTGGAGCCGCACAAATTGATCGCCTGATGTTGGATCTTTTGATAACAGA ATCAACATATGCTAAAACTATACGTGACTCAAAGCATGCCCGAGAGAGGGAGTTCTTAAAAGCG GTACATAAATGTGTTTCTAGTGGAGGTAAAGTTCTAATTCCAACGTTTGCTCTGGGAAGAGCTCAG GAACTATGCATGTTACTGGATGACTATTGGGAGAGGATGGACTTGAAAGTTCCTATTTATTTTTCAGCTG GTTTAACCATTCAAGCTAACGTGTACTACAAAATGTTGATTGGATGGACTAGTCAAAAGATCAAGGAGAGCCATGCAGTGCATAACCCATTTGACTTCAAGCATG TTTGCCACTTTGAGCGTTCCTTCATCAACAACCCTGGTCCCTGTGTACTTTTTGCAACACCTGGTATGATTAGTGGGGGATTTTCTCTTGAGGCGTTTAAGAAATGGGCACCATCAGAGAAGAATCTGATTACACTTCCAGG ATATTGTGTTTCTGGAACCATTGGTCATAAGTTAATGTGTGGGAAACCTACAAGGATTGATTACAAGGACACTCATATTGATGTCAGATGTCAG ATTCATCAACTAGCATTCAGTCCTCATACAGACTCCAAAGGGATTATGGATCTGACAGAATTCCTGTCACCCAAACATGTAATTCTCGTTCATGGTGAAAAGCCTCAGATGGCTTTTCTGAAGGAGAGGATTGAATCTGAACTGGGGATGCCTTGCTATTTCCCAGGGAATAATGAATCCGTCTCCATTCCGACAACCCAGAACCTTAAAATGAGTGCTACAGAAAGGTTCATTACAAGCTGTGCTGTGGAGCAAGGTAAACGTAGCCTGCACAAGCGGAACCTGATTTGTCGTACAGGTTTGTCAGAAGTGATTGGCAGTGAtgaggaggcggcggagggcgTTCTTCTGATGGAGAAACACAAGTCTCGGAAAATTCTTTGTGAGGATGAGCTCCTTGAGGTGCTGGGCATGGAGCGGCATCTTGTCCAGTTTGAACCAATGGTCTCC
- the LOC136533008 gene encoding cleavage and polyadenylation specificity factor subunit 3-II-like isoform X1, with translation MAIECLVLGAGQEVGKSCVVVTIGGKRVMFDCGMHMGYHDHRHYPDFARALTAWGAPDFTTAISCVVITHFHLDHIGALPYFTEVCGYHGPIYMTYPTKALAPFMLEDYRKVTMDQRGEEEQYSYEDILRCMKKVILDLSVIPMDLKQTVQVDKDLVIRAYYAGHVIGAAMIYAKVGDAAMVYTGDYNMTPDRHLGAAQIDRLMLDLLITESTYAKTIRDSKHAREREFLKAVHKCVSSGGKVLIPTFALGRAQELCMLLDDYWERMDLKVPIYFSAGLTIQANVYYKMLIGWTSQKIKESHAVHNPFDFKHVCHFERSFINNPGPCVLFATPGMISGGFSLEAFKKWAPSEKNLITLPGYCVSGTIGHKLMCGKPTRIDYKDTHIDVRCQIHQLAFSPHTDSKGIMDLTEFLSPKHVILVHGEKPQMAFLKERIESELGMPCYFPGNNESVSIPTTQNLKMSATERFITSCAVEQGKRSLHKRNLICRTGLSEVIGSDEEAAEGVLLMEKHKSRKILCEDELLEVLGMERHLVQFEPMVSRIVAAVESELQRAKAADLDSDGK, from the exons ATGGCAATCGAGTGCCTCGTGCTAG GGGCGGGGCAGGAGGTGGGGAAGAGCTGCGTGGTGGTGACCATCGGTGGGAAGCGCGTCATGTTCGACTGCGGCATGCACATGGGTTACCACGACCACCGCCATTACCCGGACTTTGCGCGCGCGCTCACTGCCTGGGGAGCGCCCGACTTCACCACCGCCATCTCCTGCGTTGTCATCACGCATTT CCACTTGGATCATATCGGGGCGCTGCCCTACTTCACCGAGGTCTGCGGGTACCACGGCCCCATCTACATGACG TATCCAACAAAGGCTTTAGCTCCATTTATGCTTGAGGACTATCGGAAAGTAACAATGGATCAGAGAGGGGAGGAAGAGCAATATAGCTATGAAGATATTCTTAGGTGTATGAAGAAAG TAATACTTGACCTTTCAGTCATACCAATGGACTTGAAGCAGACTGTTCAAGTAGATAAAGACCTAGTGATCCGTGCCTATTATGCTGGACAT GTTATAGGGGCTGCCATGATTTATGCAAAAGTTGGGGATGCTGCTATGGTATACACCGGGGATTACAATATGACACCAGATAGACATCTTGGAGCCGCACAAATTGATCGCCTGATGTTGGATCTTTTGATAACAGA ATCAACATATGCTAAAACTATACGTGACTCAAAGCATGCCCGAGAGAGGGAGTTCTTAAAAGCG GTACATAAATGTGTTTCTAGTGGAGGTAAAGTTCTAATTCCAACGTTTGCTCTGGGAAGAGCTCAG GAACTATGCATGTTACTGGATGACTATTGGGAGAGGATGGACTTGAAAGTTCCTATTTATTTTTCAGCTG GTTTAACCATTCAAGCTAACGTGTACTACAAAATGTTGATTGGATGGACTAGTCAAAAGATCAAGGAGAGCCATGCAGTGCATAACCCATTTGACTTCAAGCATG TTTGCCACTTTGAGCGTTCCTTCATCAACAACCCTGGTCCCTGTGTACTTTTTGCAACACCTGGTATGATTAGTGGGGGATTTTCTCTTGAGGCGTTTAAGAAATGGGCACCATCAGAGAAGAATCTGATTACACTTCCAGG ATATTGTGTTTCTGGAACCATTGGTCATAAGTTAATGTGTGGGAAACCTACAAGGATTGATTACAAGGACACTCATATTGATGTCAGATGTCAG ATTCATCAACTAGCATTCAGTCCTCATACAGACTCCAAAGGGATTATGGATCTGACAGAATTCCTGTCACCCAAACATGTAATTCTCGTTCATGGTGAAAAGCCTCAGATGGCTTTTCTGAAGGAGAGGATTGAATCTGAACTGGGGATGCCTTGCTATTTCCCAGGGAATAATGAATCCGTCTCCATTCCGACAACCCAGAACCTTAAAATGAGTGCTACAGAAAGGTTCATTACAAGCTGTGCTGTGGAGCAAGGTAAACGTAGCCTGCACAAGCGGAACCTGATTTGTCGTACAGGTTTGTCAGAAGTGATTGGCAGTGAtgaggaggcggcggagggcgTTCTTCTGATGGAGAAACACAAGTCTCGGAAAATTCTTTGTGAGGATGAGCTCCTTGAGGTGCTGGGCATGGAGCGGCATCTTGTCCAGTTTGAACCAATGGTCTCC
- the LOC136533008 gene encoding cleavage and polyadenylation specificity factor subunit 3-II-like isoform X2 has product MAIECLVLGAGQEVGKSCVVVTIGGKRVMFDCGMHMGYHDHRHYPDFARALTAWGAPDFTTAISCVVITHFHLDHIGALPYFTEVCGYHGPIYMTYPTKALAPFMLEDYRKVTMDQRGEEEQYSYEDILRCMKKVIPMDLKQTVQVDKDLVIRAYYAGHVIGAAMIYAKVGDAAMVYTGDYNMTPDRHLGAAQIDRLMLDLLITESTYAKTIRDSKHAREREFLKAVHKCVSSGGKVLIPTFALGRAQELCMLLDDYWERMDLKVPIYFSAGLTIQANVYYKMLIGWTSQKIKESHAVHNPFDFKHVCHFERSFINNPGPCVLFATPGMISGGFSLEAFKKWAPSEKNLITLPGYCVSGTIGHKLMCGKPTRIDYKDTHIDVRCQIHQLAFSPHTDSKGIMDLTEFLSPKHVILVHGEKPQMAFLKERIESELGMPCYFPGNNESVSIPTTQNLKMSATERFITSCAVEQGKRSLHKRNLICRTGLSEVIGSDEEAAEGVLLMEKHKSRKILCEDELLEVLGMERHLVQFEPMVSRIVAAVESELQRAKAADLDSDGK; this is encoded by the exons ATGGCAATCGAGTGCCTCGTGCTAG GGGCGGGGCAGGAGGTGGGGAAGAGCTGCGTGGTGGTGACCATCGGTGGGAAGCGCGTCATGTTCGACTGCGGCATGCACATGGGTTACCACGACCACCGCCATTACCCGGACTTTGCGCGCGCGCTCACTGCCTGGGGAGCGCCCGACTTCACCACCGCCATCTCCTGCGTTGTCATCACGCATTT CCACTTGGATCATATCGGGGCGCTGCCCTACTTCACCGAGGTCTGCGGGTACCACGGCCCCATCTACATGACG TATCCAACAAAGGCTTTAGCTCCATTTATGCTTGAGGACTATCGGAAAGTAACAATGGATCAGAGAGGGGAGGAAGAGCAATATAGCTATGAAGATATTCTTAGGTGTATGAAGAAAG TCATACCAATGGACTTGAAGCAGACTGTTCAAGTAGATAAAGACCTAGTGATCCGTGCCTATTATGCTGGACAT GTTATAGGGGCTGCCATGATTTATGCAAAAGTTGGGGATGCTGCTATGGTATACACCGGGGATTACAATATGACACCAGATAGACATCTTGGAGCCGCACAAATTGATCGCCTGATGTTGGATCTTTTGATAACAGA ATCAACATATGCTAAAACTATACGTGACTCAAAGCATGCCCGAGAGAGGGAGTTCTTAAAAGCG GTACATAAATGTGTTTCTAGTGGAGGTAAAGTTCTAATTCCAACGTTTGCTCTGGGAAGAGCTCAG GAACTATGCATGTTACTGGATGACTATTGGGAGAGGATGGACTTGAAAGTTCCTATTTATTTTTCAGCTG GTTTAACCATTCAAGCTAACGTGTACTACAAAATGTTGATTGGATGGACTAGTCAAAAGATCAAGGAGAGCCATGCAGTGCATAACCCATTTGACTTCAAGCATG TTTGCCACTTTGAGCGTTCCTTCATCAACAACCCTGGTCCCTGTGTACTTTTTGCAACACCTGGTATGATTAGTGGGGGATTTTCTCTTGAGGCGTTTAAGAAATGGGCACCATCAGAGAAGAATCTGATTACACTTCCAGG ATATTGTGTTTCTGGAACCATTGGTCATAAGTTAATGTGTGGGAAACCTACAAGGATTGATTACAAGGACACTCATATTGATGTCAGATGTCAG ATTCATCAACTAGCATTCAGTCCTCATACAGACTCCAAAGGGATTATGGATCTGACAGAATTCCTGTCACCCAAACATGTAATTCTCGTTCATGGTGAAAAGCCTCAGATGGCTTTTCTGAAGGAGAGGATTGAATCTGAACTGGGGATGCCTTGCTATTTCCCAGGGAATAATGAATCCGTCTCCATTCCGACAACCCAGAACCTTAAAATGAGTGCTACAGAAAGGTTCATTACAAGCTGTGCTGTGGAGCAAGGTAAACGTAGCCTGCACAAGCGGAACCTGATTTGTCGTACAGGTTTGTCAGAAGTGATTGGCAGTGAtgaggaggcggcggagggcgTTCTTCTGATGGAGAAACACAAGTCTCGGAAAATTCTTTGTGAGGATGAGCTCCTTGAGGTGCTGGGCATGGAGCGGCATCTTGTCCAGTTTGAACCAATGGTCTCC